In Oceanidesulfovibrio indonesiensis, the genomic stretch TGCGGCGCTGGCTGCCGGGGCGCTTAACAACGCGCTGCTGATTGAACAGCTGGAGAGCCAGAATATCCCGCCCGGAAGCCCGGCGGCGTTTGAGCAGGTCACGCACACGGAGATGAGCGGTCTTTAGACGGGAATGGCGCAGCGAAAAAAAGAGATCGAGATCGTTGCCGCCGCTGATTTGAAAGTGCTGATCTTCGGGGAAAACGGCACCGGCAAGAAGCTGGTGGCGAAGTCCATCCACGAAGCCTCCCCGCGCGCGGTTAATCCGCTGGTATACCTCAACTG encodes the following:
- a CDS encoding sigma 54-interacting transcriptional regulator, producing the protein MAQRKKEIEIVAAADLKVLIFGENGTGKKLVAKSIHEASPRAVNPLVYLN